In the genome of Candidatus Neomarinimicrobiota bacterium, the window ACATTTGAGTTATTTTAATTAGGAAAGTTAATATTGACCATGATATCAGGAATACCAAGCCTTCCATATTGGTATTGGGATAAAAAAGAATATGACCTCACAAAAATGTTTCCAGGTAATAGTCAAATGTGGCTAGCCAATCGGCTATTTGAACAGACTATTGTTGAAGATGAAAATGAGTGCCTTCCTAATGCAAAAGCATTTTTAACAGAAATTGATAAAACTTTAAATATGTTGAGGAATGATGCACAAGTGATGGGGGATAATATTAAGCGGTCTTGCAAGGTATGTGGCATAGGAGAATACGAATCAAAAGGCTATAGTGGACCAAGAATCTTACAGGAAATGAAACTTGAATCTTTTGGCGATAGCAAAGCAAAAGTATGTGTATGTAATCATTGTGGACATATTGAACTCTTTCATTTTTCGGAGGGGAAAGTACCAAATGCTTGGGGTGAGAAGTTAGATGATAGTATTAGCAATACCCCTGCCAAACAATCTAGATTAGATAATAGATTATCCAAAGACGAGGATAGTATCCTAACATTTATCAGCGATTATGATGAGAATGGTGTATATTCTTCAGTCTTGGCTGAAAGGCTAAACATGCATGAAGGAAGAGTAAAGCATTTTTTAAATCAGTTAAAGGATTTAAATTATATTTCTTATAATATTTCAGACGAAGATATACCGCTCTATTGGATGAAAGATGATGGTTTGAAATATCTAGTTGAACATGATATCATATAAATTTAATTTTGTTACCTAGTTCCAATTAGTCTGGATTGACCTGCATCATGGTAAATATAAAGAAGCCACCGACGTTGTCAGGGAATCTCTCGCCCGCTTGATTTGGGACTTCGCCTTTATACTTTCCACAAAAAGGAGAGATCGATAAATTCCCCTCTACCAAGAGGGGTGGATTTGATAATCGAAGATTATCAAAGACGGGGGGTGTCGTAAGTTTTCGACCGAAAATACAATTTAAGGCTTCGTTTCAGACTCTTTACACACCCCAGCCTTTGGCTATAAGATTTTTATCGGATCGGCTTACCCCTCTTAATAGAGGGGAACATTAGGATTTTAGTCTTAGATTTTTAGAACAAACTTCCTTATTTTACAGTCTTAACAGCGGATAATTATGATCACATTTGAAAACATATCGTTCCTATGGCTATTGTTAGCCGTGCCAATTTATTTAGTGTGGTATCTGCGCAGGAACGATGTTAACAGGAGCAAGCTGCGCTTTTCCGAGACGGCGATCTTCGGTATAATCCAAAAGCGCGCCGTGCCGCTCAAGGTTCATCTTCCGTTCGCGTTGAGAATGCTCGCTATCACGATGCTGATAGTGGGGTTCGCGCGTCCCCGTTCCGGTGTGACGAATCAGGAGGTGACCACCGAGGGGATCGACATCATGCTCGTATTGGATATTTCGAGCAGCATGGAGGCGCGAGATTTCAGACCTAACAGGTTGGAAGCGGCTAAGAAGGTGGCAGAGCACTTCATAGATAACAGGGTGAACGACAGGATAGGATTGGTGGTTTTCGCGTCGGAAACGTTCGTGCAGGCGCCGTTGACGCTGGATTATGACATACTCCGTCAATTCTTGCGCAAGGTGACGATAGTACCGAAAAAATATGACGGTACCGCCATCGGGCTGGCTATCGCAAGCGGTGTCAACAGGCTGAAGAACAGCGACGCCAAAAGTAAGGTGATGATACTCCTCTCTGACGGGAGTAACAATTCGGGTGAGATACAGCCGATCACCGCGGCGGAATTAGCGGCAACGTTCGACGTAAAGATATACACCGTAGGCGTGGGAACGAGAGACCGGAGGCTTCTCCAGAGTGGACTCGATGAGGCGGTACTCAGGCAGATAGCGGAGACCACAAACGGGGAATACTATCACGCTTCCAATGAAAAGCGGCTGCTCGATATATACGAAGAGATAAACGAGCTTGAAAAGACTGAGATAAAAGTAAAAGAATATACACGCTACAAGGAACTCTATTCTTCCTTTCTGCTGCCGGGAGTGCTCCTGCTTCTGATGGAAATATTCACCGGTTTGACGTACTCGCGGAGGCTGCCGTAAGAAAATGTTCCGATTCGCGAATTATGATTACATCTATCTTCTCTGGTTCATTCCGCTGTTGACGCTGCTCTTGTACGTTGCGTTGAAAAGGAAGAAGAAACTGTTTTCTACATTAGGCGACATCGAGGTTATCAAACGACTTCACCGTTCTTCGAGTCTCAAACGTCAGATGGCGAAAGGAGTTGTAGTTCTATCCGCCGTCACGATCCTGATATTTGCCTTGATGGGACCTCAGATGGGAACGGTACTTTCGGAAGTGAAACGTGAGGGAATAGATATAGTTATCGTGCTCGATGTATCGAAGAGTATGCAGGCGGAGGATATAACTCCGAACCGTTTGGATCGGGCGAAATTTGAGATCTCGCGCTTCATTGACCGATTAGAAGGTGACAGGATAGGATTGGTCGCATTCGCGGGAGTATCTTATCTCCAGGTGCCTCTGACGCTCGATTATTCGGCGGCTAAGATGATACTGAGTATCGTTGACAGCGATATTATAGGCACACAGGGAACGGCGACAGCGGATGCGATAAACACTGCTTTAGAAGCGTTCAAAGGGGAGAGCGGTACGCAGCGCGTGATAATTATGCTTACGGACGGCGAAGACCATGAGG includes:
- a CDS encoding VWA domain-containing protein, translating into MITFENISFLWLLLAVPIYLVWYLRRNDVNRSKLRFSETAIFGIIQKRAVPLKVHLPFALRMLAITMLIVGFARPRSGVTNQEVTTEGIDIMLVLDISSSMEARDFRPNRLEAAKKVAEHFIDNRVNDRIGLVVFASETFVQAPLTLDYDILRQFLRKVTIVPKKYDGTAIGLAIASGVNRLKNSDAKSKVMILLSDGSNNSGEIQPITAAELAATFDVKIYTVGVGTRDRRLLQSGLDEAVLRQIAETTNGEYYHASNEKRLLDIYEEINELEKTEIKVKEYTRYKELYSSFLLPGVLLLLMEIFTGLTYSRRLP
- a CDS encoding VWA domain-containing protein, which gives rise to MFRFANYDYIYLLWFIPLLTLLLYVALKRKKKLFSTLGDIEVIKRLHRSSSLKRQMAKGVVVLSAVTILIFALMGPQMGTVLSEVKREGIDIVIVLDVSKSMQAEDITPNRLDRAKFEISRFIDRLEGDRIGLVAFAGVSYLQVPLTLDYSAAKMILSIVDSDIIGTQGTATADAINTALEAFKGESGTQRVIIMLTDGEDHEDDPIEAAETASDQGVIIYTVGIASIAGAPIPIYDKRGMRIGFKRDDDDLIITTRLNEASLDEIAGITGGRYFRLPARTSGLEMVFNQLAELEKSEFSSREFDEFKEWYQYIMAFALLLLFVEPFIPEQRKLKSEWHGRYK